In Nothobranchius furzeri strain GRZ-AD chromosome 18, NfurGRZ-RIMD1, whole genome shotgun sequence, a single genomic region encodes these proteins:
- the rock2a gene encoding rho-associated protein kinase 2 isoform X2, whose protein sequence is MSVGAERRMEARLKKLEDMIRDPRSAINLESLLDSINALVLDLDYPALRKNKNIETFLNRYENVIGELRDLQMKSEDFEKVKIIGRGAFGEVQLVRHKASQKVYALKLLSKFEMIKRSDSAFFWEERDIMAFANSPWVVQLCCAFQDEHYLYMVMEYMPGGDLVNLTSTYDVPEKWAKFYAAEVVMALDSIHSMGFIHRDVKPDNMLLDRHGHLKLADFGTCMKMDSTGMVHCDTAVGTPDYISPEVLKSQGGDGYYGRECDWWSVGVFIFEMLVGDTPFYADSLVGTYSKIMDHKNSLNFPDDVEISKEAKSIICAFLTDREVRLGRNGMEEIKRHPFFKNDQWTFDTIRDSVAPVVPELSSDIDTSNFDEIEDDKGDVETFPTPKAFVGNQLPFVGFTYFKEDQLLSSANNSSVTHDNSKGESAALLKKLHNLEVQLSSDKLLKDDLDNKCRAANIRLEKITKELEEEVSSRKNLEAGLRQLEREKALLQHKSLESHRKAESEADRKRCLENEVNSLRDQLDDMKRRNQNSHISNEMNIHLQKQLEEANTLLRAESEAATRLRKSQTESSKQLQQLEANVRELQDKCCLLERNKLSLEKDCIGLQAALESERREHSQGSETISDLMGRISGLEEEARLQKQTLSKAETEKRQLQDKLTDLEKEMSSKEIDLTYKLKVLQQELEQEEASHKATRALLADKSKIKVTIEGAKSESMKGEAPEFISVHTVRDEFRLFHHSKLSYSEMEQKLAEERAAKLRLENRILELEKHSSMMDCDYKQALQKLDELRRHKDRLTEEVKNLTLKIEQETQKRNLTLNDLKTQNQQLNLLRTSEKQLKQETNHLLDIKGSLEKQNQELRKERQDADGQMKELQDQLEAEQYFSTLYKTQVRELKEECEEKNKLYKEVQQALQELQEERDSLAAQLEITLTKADSEQLARSIAEEQYSDLEKEKIMKELELKEMMARHRQELSDKDITISSLEEANRTLTSDVANLANEKEELNNKLKEALEGSDKSKDWEQQISQMKQTFEKQLQSERTLKTQAVNKLAEIMNRKEVRGGGSRRGNDTDMRRKEKENRKLQLELRSEKEKLNSIMIKYQKEINEMQAQLAEESQMRIELQMALDSKDSDIEQLRNLMQSLSVQSMDSASVSSGPEFDADDAYAESRLEGWLSLPVRNNTKKFGWEKKYVVVSSKKVLFYNSEQDREQSIPCMVLDIDKLFHVRPVTQTDVYRAEAKEIPRIFQILYANEGESKKEPEFPVEPLPVGEKSSYFCHKGHEFIPTLYHFPTNCEACTKPLWNMFKPPPALECRRCHIKCHKDHMDKKEEIIAPCKVNYDVSTAKNLLLLAASQEEQQKWVSRLVKKIPKKPLASETLPRSSPRIAMKVQTSQSMRRPSRQHPSSKGS, encoded by the exons GACTCCATAAATGCCTTGGTGTTGGACCTGGACTACCCGGCGCTACGCAAGAATAAAAACATTGAAACCTTCTTGAACAGAT ATGAGAACGTCATCGGGGAGCTCCGAGACCTCCAGATGAAGTCCGAAGACTTTGAAAAAGTTAAAATCATCGGTCGAGGAGCTTTTGGAGAAGTCCAGCTG GTCCGACACAAAGCCTCACAGAAGGTCTATGCCCTGAAGCTACTGAGCAAGTTTGAGATGATCAAACGCTCCGACTCTGCGTTCTTCTGGGAGGAGAGAGACATCATGGCGTTTGCCAACAGCCCCTGGGTGGTTCAG CTGTGCTGTGCCTTCCAAGACGAGCACTACCTCTACATGGTGATGGAGTACATGCCAGGAGGAGACCTGGTCAACCTCACCAGCACCTACGATGTGCCAGAGAAATGGGCCAAGTTCTACGCCGCCGAGGTGGTGATGGCTCTGGATTCCATTCACTCCATGGGCTTCATCCACCGCGACGTGAAACCAGACAACATGCTGCTGGACCGACACGGACACCTGAAGCTGGCCGACTTCGGCACGTGCATGAAGATGGACTCT ACGGGCATGGTGCACTGTGACACCGCCGTCGGCACGCCGGACTACATCTCTCCAGAGGTGTTGAAGTCTCAGGGAGGAGACGGTTACTACGGGAGGGAATGCGACTGGTGGTCCGTCGGCGTCTTCATTTTCGAGATGCTCGTGG GGGACACTCCGTTTTACGCCGACTCTCTGGTGGGAACCTACAGTAAGATCATGGACCACAAGAACTCCCTGAACTTCCCTGACGATGTGGAGATCTCCAAAGAAGCCAAAAGCATCATCTGTGCCTTTCTAACCGACCG GGAGGTGCGTTTGGGCAGAAACGGCATGGAGGAAATCAAACGCCACCCTTTCTTCAAAAATGACCAGTGGACCTTCGACACCATCAGAGACT CTGTGGCTCCTGTGGTCCCGGAGCTCAGCAGCGACATCGACACCAGCAACTTCGATGAGATAGAAGACGATAAGGGCGACGTGGAAACGTTCCCAACACCTAAAGCGTTTGTCGGGAATCAGCTGCCCTTTGTTGGCTTCACCTACTTCAAGGAAGACCA GTTACTGAGTTCTGCCAACAACTCCTCAGTGACACATGACAATTCCAAGGGAGAG TCAGCGGCTCTTCTGAAGAAACTTCACAACTTGGAGGTTCAGCTGAGCAGCGACAAGCTGCTGAAAGACGACCTGGACAACAAGTGCAG AGCCGCAAACATACGACTAGAAAAAATAACCAAAGAACTGGAGGAAGAG GTGAGCAGCAGGAAGAACCTGGAGGCGGGtctgaggcagctggagagagaaAAGGCTCTGCTGCAGCACAAGAGTCTGGAGAGTCACCGGAAGGCCGAGAGCGAAGCCGACAGGAAGCGCTGCCTGGAGAACGAAG TCAACAGCCTCCGAGACCAGCTGGACGACATGAAGAGGAGAAACCAGAATTCACACATTTCCAATGAGATGAACATTCACCTGCAGAAGCAG CTGGAGGAGGCCAACACGTTGCTGCGGGCCGAGTCCGAAGCCGCCACTCGGCTCCGTAAGTCTCAGACGGAGAGCAGCAAGCAGCTGCAGCAGCTGGAGGCCAACGTACGTGAGCTGCAGGATAAATGCTGCCTGCTGGAGCGCAACAAGCTGAGTCTGGAGAAGGACTGCATCGGCCTGCAGGCGGCGCTGGAgtcggagaggagggagcacagccAGGGCTCGGAAACCATCAGCGACCTGATGG gtCGTATTTCTGGTCTGGAGGAGGAGGCCCGGCTGCAGAAGCAGACTCTGTCCAAGGCGGAGACGGAGAAGAGACAGCTGCAGGACAAACTCACCGACCTGGAAAAG GAGATGAGCAGCAAGGAGATCGATCTGACCTACAAGCTGAAGGTTTTACAGCAGGAGCTGGAGCAGGAGGAGGCCTCTCATAAAGCCACCAGAGCGCTGCTGGCAGACAAGAGCAAGATCAAAGTGACCATCGAGGGCGCCAAGTCGGAGTCCATGAAGGGTGAAGCTCCTGAATTCATCTCCGTCCACACAGTCAGAGATGAATTTAGACTTTTCCATCATTCCAAACTTTCATACTCAG AGATGGAGCAGAAGCTGGCGGAGGAGCGAGCAGCTAAGCTACGTCTGGAGAACCGGATCCTGGAGCTGGAGAAGCACAGCAGCATGATGGACTGCGACTACAAACAGGCTCTACAAAAACTAGATGAGCTGCGGCGGCACAAAGACCGGCTGACCGAGGAG GTGAAGAACCTGACGCTGAAGATCGAGCAGGAGACCCAGAAGCGTAACCTGACCCTGAACGACCTGAAGACCCAGAACCAGCAGCTGAACCTGCTGAGGACCTCTGAgaagcagctgaaacaggaaaccaACCACCTGCTGGACATCAAAGGCAGCTTAGAGAAGCAGAACCAGGAGTTGCGCAA AGAACGACAAGACGCAGACGGACAGATGAAGGAGCTCCAGGACCAGCTGGAGGCGGAGCAGTATTTCTCT ACGCTTTATAAAACGCAGGTTCGAGAACTGAAGGAGGAATGTGAGGAGAAGAACAAACTCTACAAGGAGGTGCAGCAGGCTCTGCAGGAGCTTCAGGAGGAGAG GGATTCTTTGGCCGCTCAGCTGGAGATCACGCTGACAAAGGCGGACTCGGAGCAGCTCGCCCGCTCCATCGCTGAGGAGCAGTACTCGGACCTGGAGAAGGAGAAGATAATGAAGGAGCTGGAGCTGAAGGAGATGATGGCTCGCCATCGTCAGGAGCTCTCTGACAAGGACATCACCATCAGCTCG CTGGAGGAGGCCAATCGGACGCTGACCAGCGACGTGGCCAACCTGGCCAACGAGAAGGAGGAGTTGAACAACAAACTGAAGGAGGCACTTGAAG GTTCGGATAAGTCGAAGGACTGGGAGCAGCAGATCAGCCAGATGAAGCAGACGTTTGAGAAGCAGCTGCAGTCGGAGAGGACGCTGAAAACTCAG GCCGTCAATAAGCTGGCAGAGATCATGAACAGGAAGGAGGTACGTGGTGGAGGCAGTCGCCGTGGCAACGACACAGACATGCGGCGAAAGGAGAAGGAGAACAggaagctgcagctggagctgaGGTCTGAGAAGGAGAAGCTCAACAGCATCATGATCAAATACCAGAAGGAGATCAACGAGATGCAAGCG CAACTCGCCGAGGAGAGCCAGATGCGCATCGAGCTGCAGATGGCTCTGGACAGTAAGGACAGCGACATCGAGCAGCTGAGGAACCTCATGCAGTCGCTCAGCGTCCAGTCCATGGACTCTGCCAGCGTCAGCAGCGGGCCGGAGTTTGATGCTGATGATGCGTACGCAG AGTCCAGGCTGGAGGGCTGGCTCTCCCTTCCCGTCAGAAACAACACCAAGAAGTTTGGATGGGAGAAAAAG TATGTGGTCGTGAGCAGCAAGAAGGTTCTGTTCTACAACAGCGAACAGGACCGGGAGCAGTCAATTCCCTGCATGGTTCTTGATATCGA TAAACTTTTCCACGTGAGGCCCGTCACTCAGACTGATGTGTACCGAGCTGAAGCCAAGGAGATTCCCAGGATATTCCAG ATTCTTTATGCCAACGAAGGCGAGAGCAAAAAGGAGCCGGAGTTTCCTGTGGAGCCGCTGCCCGTCGGGGAGAAATCCAGCTACTTCTGCCACAAAGGTCACGAGTTCATCCCCACCCTCTACCACTTCCCCACCAACTGTGAGGCGTGCACCAAACCGCTGTGGAACATGTTCAAGCCGCCGCCGGCTCTGGAGTGCCGGCGCTGCCACATCAAGTGTCACAAGGACCACATGGACAAGAAGGAGGAGATCATTGCTCCCTGTAAAG TGAACTACGACGTGTCGACGGCCAAGAACCTGCTGCTGCTGGCCGCCTCCCAGGAGGAGCAGCAGAAGTGGGTGAGCCGGCTGGTCAAGAAGATTCCTAAGAAGCCCCTGGCCTCGGAGACGCTTCCCCGCTCCTCACCACGTATCGCCATGAAGGTCCAGACCAGCCAATCCATGAGGAGGCCCAGTCGACAGCACCCATCCAGCAAGGGCAG CTAA